The following are encoded together in the Parabacteroides chongii genome:
- a CDS encoding energy transducer TonB family protein — translation MKFNKDDIYSITGSVAFHLAIFLILLFTVLRTEIPEEDGGVLVNFGNVNSAAGTFEPKYTGQELPQETTTPPPPPTPPVETPKEEVITQDIEESVAIADAKKKEEQRKKEEERKRKEEEDRRKREEAEKKRLEEERRKKEQAISNRVAGAFGIGGAEGNSQGDAESGTGNQGSPFGNSDHGANEGVGGYGSFNLNGRSIGAGGLPRPAYTIQEEGKIVINITVDPKGNVIFTEIGRGTNIDNASMRKSALDAAKRAKFNSINGANNQSGTITYVYKLK, via the coding sequence ATGAAATTCAACAAAGATGACATATACAGTATAACCGGTTCGGTCGCATTTCACCTGGCGATCTTCCTGATCCTGTTGTTCACGGTACTACGTACGGAAATTCCGGAAGAAGACGGGGGTGTCCTTGTCAACTTCGGGAATGTAAACTCCGCCGCCGGTACCTTCGAACCTAAATACACCGGACAGGAACTGCCCCAGGAGACGACCACTCCTCCACCGCCACCCACTCCGCCGGTAGAAACACCGAAAGAGGAAGTGATCACGCAGGACATCGAAGAGAGTGTTGCCATAGCAGATGCTAAAAAGAAAGAAGAGCAACGCAAGAAGGAAGAAGAGCGTAAACGGAAAGAGGAAGAGGATCGCCGCAAACGGGAAGAGGCCGAAAAGAAACGCCTGGAAGAAGAACGTCGCAAGAAAGAGCAGGCCATCAGCAACCGTGTTGCCGGAGCATTCGGTATCGGCGGTGCTGAAGGAAACAGCCAGGGCGATGCAGAAAGCGGTACAGGTAACCAGGGAAGTCCGTTCGGCAACTCCGACCACGGAGCCAACGAAGGCGTAGGCGGATACGGTTCATTCAACCTGAACGGTCGTTCTATCGGAGCCGGAGGCTTGCCCCGCCCCGCTTACACGATCCAGGAAGAAGGAAAGATCGTGATCAACATTACAGTAGACCCGAAAGGGAATGTAATATTTACAGAAATAGGTAGAGGTACCAACATCGACAACGCTTCCATGCGTAAAAGTGCGTTGGATGCCGCCAAACGTGCTA
- a CDS encoding ExbD/TolR family protein, with product MALKRRTKVNEAFSMASMTDVIFLLLIFFMVTSTVVIPNAIKVTLPQAKKQTAAKPLTRVTIDANLNYYVAFGNQRETQVTFDEITPFLQDSYAKEPEMFVALYADETVPYKEIVKILNIANENKFKMVLATRAQK from the coding sequence ATGGCACTAAAACGAAGAACAAAAGTAAACGAAGCCTTCAGCATGGCCTCCATGACCGACGTCATATTCCTGCTGCTGATCTTCTTTATGGTCACCTCTACGGTAGTCATTCCGAATGCCATCAAGGTAACATTGCCGCAGGCGAAGAAGCAGACGGCAGCCAAACCGCTCACGCGGGTTACCATCGATGCCAACCTGAATTACTACGTAGCATTCGGTAACCAGCGGGAAACGCAGGTCACGTTCGACGAGATCACCCCGTTCCTGCAAGACAGTTACGCAAAAGAGCCCGAAATGTTCGTCGCCCTTTATGCAGACGAGACAGTTCCTTATAAAGAAATCGTAAAGATCCTGAACATAGCGAACGAAAACAAATTCAAGATGGTGCTTGCCACCCGTGCGCAGAAATAA
- a CDS encoding MotA/TolQ/ExbB proton channel family protein, which translates to MSILLSLQAVGAQTAEQMPDLTAVTVPTEAEINVIDLAFKGGWIMVVLLLLSLMAGYIFIQRLLVIRRAGKEDQNFMNRIKDYIHEGKVDSALNLCRSTNTPSARMIEKGITRLGRPMNDVLVAIENVGNLEIAKLEKGFPLIATTAAGAPMLGFLGTVTGMVRAFFDMANAGTNVDVSLLSGGIYEALVTTVGGLVVGIITLFAYNYLVSQVDNVVNKMEARTMEFMDLLNEPAN; encoded by the coding sequence ATGAGTATTTTACTTTCCCTACAGGCAGTAGGGGCACAGACAGCAGAGCAGATGCCGGATCTGACGGCAGTAACAGTCCCCACTGAAGCAGAGATCAATGTAATAGACCTTGCATTCAAAGGAGGGTGGATCATGGTTGTACTATTGCTGTTATCACTAATGGCAGGCTACATCTTCATCCAGCGTTTATTAGTTATCCGCCGTGCGGGTAAAGAAGATCAGAATTTCATGAACCGTATCAAAGACTATATCCACGAAGGGAAAGTGGACTCGGCGCTGAACCTGTGCCGTAGCACCAACACCCCTTCCGCCCGTATGATCGAAAAGGGTATCACCCGTCTGGGACGCCCGATGAACGATGTACTCGTTGCCATCGAAAACGTGGGTAACCTGGAAATTGCGAAACTCGAAAAAGGCTTTCCGCTGATCGCTACGACAGCTGCCGGAGCTCCTATGTTGGGTTTCCTCGGAACGGTAACCGGTATGGTACGCGCCTTCTTCGATATGGCGAATGCCGGAACGAACGTTGACGTATCCTTATTGTCCGGAGGTATTTACGAAGCACTTGTAACCACCGTCGGCGGTCTGGTAGTCGGTATCATCACCCTGTTTGCTTACAACTACCTGGTTTCACAGGTCGATAACGTAGTGAACAAGATGGAAGCCCGCACCATGGAATTTATGGATTTATTGAACGAACCGGCTAATTAA